One Mesorhizobium sp. L-2-11 genomic region harbors:
- a CDS encoding shikimate kinase, with the protein MTGVNRSGRSRTEKRVGRTGEASSSRSQSSLAPGAGSQSFDTVVEQMRSVEINRRTPAVPMERGADDALHDRPSGPSVGIHGTLDAARHAAAAPRAAGPRRRSVPSMLEGETLAPVASQPPTSGVAAPICLSGDEIKEKRRMDSLLTLVGMRFNAARQDPGDEKLLDQVINAGSAALHHYKSLSPALARTIVDDNQLITCRYLVWDAVQEYSRLAEPTIHKLQKKKAEEEATGLTQSTATPESVVEAHAACVKWWEKKVGHCERGRAAWRATASLPSATAKMRQEEEATLRLATGSVMHSKLVYLQSRIDLARAKIEPQASTFDAPVREILMVENGRVRLLEAFSGDVLPAFLSTQNAVLSSGGHPLDADHCAVLEGVIERLSEFASELQVIRTNLNDHQTSADLPLELLSQIVEGAWIVGHEVMHLLELQPKPPAVALPPDAGAAIPAETAGKSRVAKGTLALQPKAPALIASPADAGATIQIDTVGKSPVAKGTLALQPNWPANIAPPADMGAGIPADTAGKAAVAGAAARRKRKGKGKPAVGAGSSAPGRASQVTAVDSDTAPADKVLVLSDMGTKLVSAEEARASASAGAQSAKQAPPSMEALTQERQVKPEDARYVAETVVERLQTQPAEMRACPAALDEPRRPGLLAPAQVPEVQDKTVRLKGMLNQAQELAKALNSQSSHAPGQSSQSSDAGVERTHSGPQDRMSYARVVRGADEALGDKSADYSIAPRGALAGSRGATSGPRHGSPQGRHGEAMGRQESSLRLERSWLGDQEPSRSQPDTLARHDQSQSRPVAGPERRRFDHVAAQSFDDALLNDALHKIFFAHDINEFSYAVVENDKRLQSQAHRATFLRKAASEFTRHFVPRWEDDVRAGNTWGFATSCNATSREPGGQAGMEACRAMAAQVSRLGRALNDVESKTLSLFVLSFSRHPRLAECRNGMITIAKLFHEQPGALSELNGQSLALLVNGFSKWPEQENARKATVAVAAEIRRRPAGLSDFDPQNLGNVVNGLSKWPLEEECCGVIDAIAGKVCGRAGEKAGLSGFNSQAFANLVNGFSKAREPGNSHQATIVIADAVCRLADEIVIADSIGRLADEKAGRTGWYPQALANLVNGFSKWPLDCRGAIVAIARQVAGGAGKLPVFDAQALANLVNGFSKWPEDCRGATIAIAAEVCRLADLPKAGLSGFDPQHLANLVNGFSKLQAAECSRATVAIAGEVCHRAGRRKGLSDFDVQHLANLVKGFSKWPQEVNLGYATNVVAGEVLRCAEPLSEFLPLHLASLVNGFSKWPRWENSHQATVAIAGEVRHRADQLSGFEPQELANLVNGFSKWPEDCRGAIVAIARAVPRRAGRLSGFNGQDLANLVNGFSKWPLDCREAMVAIARAVPRRAGRLSGFNGQDLANLVNGFSKWPQEENSRQATVAIAGEVLRSTNPPPDFSSQYLANLVNGFSKWPEEEALRQAAAAIAGEVIRSANRLPDFTSQHLANLVNGFSKWPQEEKSRQATAAIAGEVLRGAERLSGVNPQQLANLLNGFDRFAEEEACSQAILEIARRLGQAGQPFRHFAAPGLSSIANSLARGILRSEDAGEIAEAALLKDRLHKLAHYLHYASDRLEEADAVGVTSILKALAKAQLYDDLGSLAGAGLNRLAELHRAPGFAHENNLETMGNLCAALLPLARSPRKQLLWHRRPALNLLNDIQPIVEHKIEAHLRASDAERARGPYSTRCLALSIYQVLKARASLAGLLRRPYVEGNKPDLRARRDELQSKTKEILDSTRELVERDLSNMSWNLIAQIEAEGPTDALDTFMAQNAATVQAQNRASVFDVHQTLRAMDHEPRPPQGEAGLMRLPVVDMQGRQLATEAETRYSIFHRLTSGAVKMVAVQLPGKPSPFMLARTLTVEGVPYRMDLFGGSKLKPPPKTLSQVAARIPGRVEAASSGGKLLAIPYAETAPGTAFEQLSRSWAPFKEAYYYTQRRGFAAPPNLQGLGPRDYALEGAFKLSLLPDRPANQERPFKLIGPEGPIALRPYDGCGFIKASLATRMPAVRRTGRQEGPDRVPAFGEGRRSSLPASALQHYPRSEQVADEAHEKAKTWLESREGKELTAEELFRTVTVGHIDGPGAVAVPSADKCLHVPTLKSETLTGKSGVLIGRSPYDKPNLRPLSADLVKSAVDGDPTAAFLDTCVAIQYSFNVAQKSGEELAADDPTFFAKGILIVVPDEMWPAAHADRGLVLSAEDVKSHSHWTTGKDRVKEDTPLDCLGILQATEVFAPGSLVAVPTGEQKKLDGDFDGDTVIIIGDRPQLYEHVREFDEKEQALGLPSLKPPKSHTPALDGDKYQFGRASQILAATQDVLETYSGLQRNFLAQSHEARGWFAERAIFGTYEGVHHELRRDIGQLLGREEEVSGQDIETVFARARREIEVARHPVAREMAALLVADLEAWAQKPERLPETVGPVNDAKSTTLSAAVSELLPDLADAYPVTNQPRDRIRALIDNYPARIDPRPDGYNPDDLVQSANNLLSLGIKVGTDAYKSNTGARLFSRKSQDLQRLLHTTPGLRSVPYVKGLAASLNHGRFDVDAALKDLEDNPTLTASVMETSINLAAEHGILRRPSGLRPTAEAAEMIPLTPEEASERARIEVARATKEEGKITAAALSVAASLRKMEIQVKMPHLERRLRSERSIREQLTGTSISSGSTPQLISSAVRHVFEIPDNDFTRAFKAAILAFEEQHYTEIEVTNWFKFERPSYLGIHTVLATTEGYRFQVEFHTPASYSAKVDNHDAYKEMQELKRRDALQKAEKLEQKVREGNKAVDRPDNVLSIAHWRDGKDSAAAAPGLRAVGRSTESEIAKSPEAKETVAALGHRPVVLVGMPSAGKTTIGAPLAKRLGLRFIDTDQEIQKQTGKSITQIFNTNGEGYFRKLEAEAIARVLEQGPAVIATGGGSLNDEQTRRLIADKAVSIWINTDPRVLRRRLRNDTTRPLLRGSDRDQTVPQLMDERKPFYEQANVRFVPPRKNDKQNAGPCLKALHAYLCPTGADAQSLSNISHGTVKLSAD; encoded by the coding sequence ATGACGGGCGTGAACCGATCTGGGAGATCGCGGACTGAAAAGAGAGTCGGCAGGACGGGGGAGGCGAGCAGTTCGCGCTCGCAATCAAGTCTTGCGCCTGGGGCAGGCAGCCAGTCGTTCGATACCGTCGTGGAGCAGATGCGCTCTGTGGAGATAAATAGAAGGACGCCCGCCGTGCCAATGGAGCGCGGTGCCGATGACGCCCTGCACGACAGGCCGTCCGGCCCCTCCGTTGGTATACACGGAACCCTGGACGCTGCGCGGCATGCCGCCGCCGCGCCACGTGCAGCCGGTCCGCGGCGGCGCAGTGTTCCGTCAATGTTGGAGGGTGAAACCCTGGCCCCGGTCGCCAGCCAGCCGCCAACTTCGGGTGTGGCAGCGCCCATTTGCTTGTCAGGCGACGAAATCAAGGAAAAGCGACGAATGGACAGTCTGCTTACGCTAGTGGGCATGCGCTTTAACGCGGCCAGGCAAGACCCGGGCGATGAAAAGCTGCTCGATCAGGTCATCAATGCAGGCTCAGCAGCTCTGCACCACTACAAGAGCCTATCCCCGGCTTTGGCGCGGACCATTGTGGACGACAACCAGTTGATTACCTGCCGCTACCTCGTGTGGGATGCGGTGCAAGAATATAGCCGCCTTGCCGAACCGACTATCCACAAATTGCAAAAAAAAAAAGCTGAGGAAGAAGCGACCGGGCTGACTCAATCCACGGCTACCCCGGAGAGTGTGGTGGAGGCGCATGCGGCCTGCGTGAAATGGTGGGAAAAGAAGGTAGGGCACTGCGAACGGGGGCGAGCCGCCTGGCGCGCCACTGCCAGCTTGCCAAGTGCAACAGCCAAGATGCGGCAGGAAGAAGAGGCCACGCTGCGGCTGGCAACCGGCTCGGTAATGCATAGCAAGCTCGTGTATCTGCAATCTCGGATCGATCTCGCGCGGGCGAAGATTGAGCCGCAGGCGAGCACGTTCGACGCACCCGTCAGGGAAATCCTCATGGTTGAGAATGGGCGAGTGCGTCTGCTGGAAGCCTTCAGCGGGGACGTTTTACCGGCATTCCTTTCGACACAGAACGCTGTTCTGAGCAGCGGTGGGCACCCACTCGACGCAGATCACTGCGCCGTTTTGGAAGGAGTCATCGAGCGGCTTTCGGAGTTTGCGTCCGAGTTGCAAGTCATCCGGACCAACCTAAACGATCACCAAACAAGTGCCGACCTCCCATTGGAACTGTTGAGCCAGATCGTGGAAGGCGCGTGGATCGTCGGGCACGAGGTCATGCACTTGCTGGAACTGCAGCCGAAGCCGCCAGCCGTTGCACTGCCGCCCGACGCTGGCGCTGCGATACCAGCCGAAACTGCCGGCAAGTCTCGAGTGGCCAAAGGCACTCTGGCACTGCAGCCGAAGGCGCCAGCGCTCATTGCCTCGCCGGCCGACGCTGGCGCTACGATACAGATCGACACTGTCGGCAAGTCTCCAGTGGCCAAAGGCACTCTGGCACTGCAGCCGAACTGGCCAGCGAACATAGCACCACCAGCCGATATGGGCGCTGGAATACCGGCCGACACTGCCGGCAAGGCTGCGGTGGCAGGCGCCGCAGCGCGTAGGAAGCGGAAAGGCAAGGGCAAGCCGGCCGTTGGCGCCGGGAGTTCAGCCCCCGGGCGGGCGTCGCAAGTCACTGCCGTCGACAGCGACACGGCGCCAGCAGACAAGGTTCTAGTGCTCTCGGATATGGGTACGAAGCTTGTGAGCGCGGAGGAGGCGCGTGCGAGTGCGTCGGCGGGCGCACAGTCGGCAAAGCAGGCGCCGCCGTCCATGGAAGCACTGACGCAAGAGCGCCAGGTGAAACCCGAGGACGCCCGCTACGTCGCGGAAACCGTGGTCGAGCGCCTGCAGACGCAGCCCGCCGAGATGCGGGCCTGTCCGGCCGCGTTGGATGAGCCTCGTCGACCAGGCCTGCTTGCGCCTGCACAGGTGCCCGAAGTGCAAGACAAAACAGTCCGGCTCAAAGGAATGTTGAACCAGGCGCAGGAACTGGCCAAAGCTCTGAACTCGCAATCAAGTCATGCCCCTGGGCAATCCAGCCAATCGTCCGATGCCGGCGTGGAGCGGACGCACTCTGGGCCCCAAGATAGAATGTCCTATGCTCGCGTCGTGCGAGGGGCCGACGAAGCCCTTGGCGACAAATCTGCCGATTACTCCATAGCTCCCCGCGGAGCCCTTGCAGGTTCGCGAGGCGCAACCAGTGGGCCGCGGCATGGTTCTCCCCAAGGTCGGCACGGCGAAGCGATGGGTAGGCAAGAAAGCTCTTTGCGTTTAGAGAGGTCCTGGCTCGGCGATCAAGAACCGAGTAGGTCGCAACCGGACACGCTCGCACGCCATGACCAAAGCCAGTCCAGGCCGGTTGCAGGACCGGAACGGCGGCGTTTCGACCATGTAGCTGCACAGAGCTTCGACGATGCACTACTTAATGACGCTTTGCACAAAATTTTCTTCGCACACGACATCAATGAATTCTCATACGCTGTGGTGGAGAACGACAAGAGGCTGCAGAGTCAGGCGCATCGGGCAACATTCCTACGAAAGGCCGCTTCCGAGTTCACCCGTCACTTTGTTCCAAGATGGGAGGACGATGTCCGCGCCGGCAATACCTGGGGGTTCGCCACCTCATGCAACGCGACGAGCCGGGAGCCTGGAGGTCAGGCAGGCATGGAAGCTTGCAGGGCCATGGCAGCTCAGGTGTCGAGGCTCGGCAGGGCGCTGAACGATGTCGAAAGCAAAACGCTTTCGCTGTTCGTATTGTCGTTCAGTCGACATCCCCGATTGGCGGAATGTCGCAATGGAATGATCACAATCGCCAAGCTGTTTCATGAGCAACCCGGAGCGCTGTCGGAGCTCAACGGTCAAAGTCTCGCTCTGCTGGTCAACGGATTCAGCAAGTGGCCGGAACAGGAGAACGCTCGTAAGGCCACGGTAGCAGTTGCCGCCGAGATTCGCCGCCGCCCTGCCGGGCTCTCTGATTTTGATCCGCAGAACCTGGGTAACGTTGTGAACGGGTTGAGCAAGTGGCCGCTAGAGGAGGAGTGTTGCGGCGTTATCGATGCAATCGCCGGGAAGGTCTGTGGCCGCGCCGGTGAAAAAGCCGGCCTGTCTGGGTTTAATTCGCAGGCATTCGCAAACCTGGTGAACGGGTTCAGCAAGGCGCGGGAACCGGGGAACTCACATCAGGCGACCATTGTCATAGCCGATGCGGTCTGTCGCCTCGCCGATGAAATTGTCATAGCCGATTCGATCGGTCGCCTCGCCGATGAAAAAGCCGGCCGGACTGGGTGGTATCCGCAGGCGTTGGCGAATTTGGTGAACGGCTTCAGCAAGTGGCCTTTGGACTGCCGCGGCGCTATAGTTGCGATCGCGCGTCAGGTCGCTGGCGGGGCCGGCAAGCTGCCTGTGTTTGATGCGCAGGCATTGGCGAACCTGGTGAACGGGTTCAGCAAGTGGCCAGAGGACTGCCGCGGCGCTACAATTGCAATCGCCGCTGAAGTCTGTCGCCTCGCGGACCTCCCAAAGGCCGGGCTTTCTGGTTTCGATCCGCAGCACCTGGCGAACCTGGTGAACGGCTTCAGCAAATTGCAAGCGGCGGAGTGCTCACGCGCCACCGTTGCAATCGCCGGTGAAGTCTGTCACCGCGCCGGCCGCCGCAAGGGGCTTTCTGATTTTGATGTGCAGCACCTGGCGAACCTGGTGAAGGGCTTCAGCAAGTGGCCGCAAGAGGTGAATTTGGGTTACGCCACCAATGTGGTCGCCGGCGAGGTGCTTCGCTGCGCCGAGCCACTCTCTGAATTTCTTCCGCTGCACCTGGCGAGCCTAGTGAACGGCTTCAGCAAGTGGCCGCGATGGGAAAACTCACATCAAGCCACAGTTGCGATCGCCGGTGAGGTCCGTCACCGCGCCGACCAGCTGTCTGGGTTCGAACCGCAGGAGCTGGCAAACCTGGTGAACGGTTTCAGCAAATGGCCCGAGGACTGCCGTGGCGCCATCGTTGCGATCGCCCGGGCGGTGCCTCGCCGCGCCGGCCGGCTGTCGGGATTTAATGGGCAGGATCTGGCGAACCTGGTGAACGGTTTCAGCAAGTGGCCTTTGGACTGCCGCGAGGCCATGGTTGCGATCGCCCGGGCGGTGCCTCGCCGCGCCGGCCGGCTGTCGGGATTCAATGGGCAGGATCTGGCGAACCTGGTAAACGGCTTCAGTAAATGGCCGCAAGAGGAGAACTCACGTCAGGCCACCGTTGCGATCGCTGGTGAGGTGCTTCGCAGCACAAACCCGCCCCCTGACTTTAGCTCGCAGTACCTCGCGAACCTGGTGAACGGCTTCAGCAAATGGCCGGAAGAGGAGGCCTTACGTCAAGCCGCCGCGGCGATTGCTGGTGAGGTGATTCGCAGCGCTAACCGGCTCCCTGATTTTACCTCGCAGCACCTGGCGAACCTGGTGAACGGCTTTAGCAAGTGGCCGCAGGAGGAGAAATCACGTCAGGCCACCGCGGCGATCGCCGGTGAGGTGCTTCGCGGTGCCGAGCGACTCTCCGGGGTTAATCCGCAGCAACTGGCAAATCTGCTCAACGGCTTCGACAGGTTTGCGGAAGAAGAGGCGTGCAGCCAGGCGATTTTGGAGATCGCGCGCAGACTCGGCCAGGCGGGTCAACCATTCCGTCATTTTGCCGCGCCCGGGCTCTCCAGTATCGCCAACAGTTTGGCGCGGGGGATCCTCAGGAGCGAGGACGCCGGAGAGATTGCAGAGGCCGCTCTGCTGAAAGATCGGCTGCACAAACTGGCTCATTATCTTCATTATGCCAGTGATCGTCTGGAGGAGGCCGACGCGGTGGGCGTCACGAGCATCTTGAAGGCGTTGGCCAAGGCTCAATTGTATGATGATCTCGGTTCGCTCGCAGGAGCAGGTTTAAATCGGCTCGCGGAATTGCATCGTGCCCCTGGCTTTGCCCATGAGAATAACCTCGAAACCATGGGCAATCTGTGCGCCGCTCTGCTGCCGCTGGCTCGCAGTCCGCGCAAGCAGCTGCTTTGGCACCGGCGGCCGGCTCTGAACTTGCTGAACGATATCCAACCGATCGTGGAGCACAAGATCGAAGCCCATCTCAGGGCAAGCGATGCCGAGCGGGCCCGCGGGCCGTACTCGACCCGTTGTCTGGCCCTGTCGATTTATCAAGTGCTCAAGGCCCGTGCGAGCCTGGCAGGGTTGCTGCGGCGGCCCTATGTCGAGGGCAACAAGCCCGATTTGCGTGCGAGGCGCGACGAGCTGCAGTCCAAGACCAAGGAAATCCTGGACAGCACGCGCGAGCTCGTCGAACGCGACCTTTCCAACATGAGCTGGAACCTGATCGCGCAGATCGAAGCGGAGGGTCCGACCGATGCGCTGGACACGTTCATGGCGCAGAACGCCGCGACGGTGCAGGCCCAAAATCGAGCGTCCGTCTTCGACGTCCATCAGACTTTGCGAGCCATGGACCACGAGCCCAGACCGCCCCAGGGCGAGGCGGGGCTGATGCGATTGCCGGTGGTCGACATGCAGGGCCGGCAACTGGCCACGGAGGCCGAGACACGCTATTCGATCTTTCATCGCCTGACCTCGGGGGCGGTGAAGATGGTCGCGGTGCAACTGCCCGGAAAGCCGAGCCCGTTCATGCTGGCGCGCACGTTGACCGTCGAGGGCGTGCCATACCGCATGGACCTGTTCGGCGGCAGCAAGTTAAAGCCGCCGCCGAAGACGCTTTCGCAGGTCGCCGCCCGCATTCCAGGTCGGGTGGAGGCAGCATCTTCCGGCGGAAAGCTGCTGGCCATTCCCTATGCCGAAACCGCACCGGGCACTGCGTTCGAGCAGCTATCGCGCTCTTGGGCGCCTTTCAAAGAGGCATATTACTACACTCAGCGCAGGGGGTTTGCAGCGCCACCGAATTTACAAGGTCTGGGGCCTCGCGACTACGCGTTGGAAGGCGCCTTCAAATTGTCGCTGCTGCCGGACCGCCCTGCCAACCAGGAACGTCCCTTCAAGCTGATTGGGCCGGAAGGCCCGATCGCCTTGCGACCGTATGACGGCTGCGGTTTCATCAAGGCCTCGCTGGCCACGCGTATGCCGGCTGTTCGCCGGACCGGTCGGCAGGAAGGACCTGATCGGGTTCCTGCTTTTGGTGAGGGAAGGAGATCGTCCTTGCCTGCCTCGGCGCTGCAACATTATCCGCGCAGCGAGCAAGTGGCCGATGAGGCGCACGAGAAGGCCAAGACCTGGCTCGAGAGCAGAGAGGGGAAAGAGCTGACGGCCGAGGAGCTGTTTCGAACGGTGACTGTCGGACATATCGACGGTCCTGGCGCAGTCGCGGTACCGTCCGCTGATAAGTGTCTCCATGTGCCGACGCTCAAGAGCGAGACGTTGACGGGCAAAAGCGGTGTGCTGATCGGGCGGTCGCCCTACGACAAGCCCAACCTGCGCCCACTTTCCGCCGACCTGGTCAAGTCAGCAGTTGATGGGGACCCGACGGCAGCGTTCCTCGACACCTGCGTTGCTATCCAATACAGCTTTAATGTCGCCCAGAAGTCGGGGGAGGAACTCGCGGCCGACGATCCGACTTTCTTTGCCAAAGGCATCCTGATCGTCGTGCCGGACGAGATGTGGCCGGCCGCCCACGCCGACCGAGGGCTGGTTTTGTCTGCCGAGGACGTCAAGTCCCATTCGCACTGGACGACAGGCAAGGACCGCGTCAAGGAGGACACGCCGCTCGACTGCCTCGGCATCCTGCAGGCCACCGAGGTGTTCGCTCCGGGCTCCTTGGTTGCCGTCCCGACCGGTGAACAGAAAAAGCTTGACGGCGACTTCGATGGCGACACCGTCATCATCATCGGCGACCGGCCGCAGCTTTATGAGCATGTGCGCGAGTTCGATGAAAAGGAGCAAGCTCTCGGACTTCCATCGCTGAAGCCGCCAAAGTCGCATACTCCGGCGCTTGACGGCGACAAGTACCAGTTTGGTCGCGCCAGCCAGATTCTCGCCGCCACCCAGGATGTCCTGGAAACCTATAGCGGTCTGCAGCGAAACTTCCTGGCTCAATCCCATGAAGCGCGAGGCTGGTTTGCCGAGCGTGCCATCTTTGGCACCTACGAAGGCGTTCACCACGAGCTTCGGCGAGACATCGGTCAGTTGTTGGGCCGCGAAGAGGAGGTGAGTGGCCAGGATATCGAGACCGTGTTTGCGAGAGCGCGGCGCGAGATCGAGGTCGCCCGGCATCCGGTTGCTCGCGAAATGGCCGCGCTGCTGGTCGCCGACCTTGAGGCGTGGGCACAGAAGCCGGAACGCCTGCCCGAAACAGTCGGGCCCGTGAACGATGCAAAAAGCACGACGCTGAGCGCAGCAGTCTCAGAGTTGTTGCCGGATCTGGCGGATGCCTATCCGGTAACAAATCAGCCCCGAGACCGCATCCGGGCTTTGATCGACAACTATCCTGCGCGGATCGATCCTCGCCCGGACGGTTACAACCCGGATGACCTCGTGCAAAGCGCAAACAATCTCCTGAGCCTCGGCATCAAGGTCGGCACCGATGCCTACAAATCCAACACTGGCGCTCGGCTTTTTTCCAGGAAAAGCCAAGATCTTCAGCGGCTGCTGCATACGACGCCTGGCTTGAGGTCCGTGCCCTACGTCAAGGGCCTGGCAGCGTCTCTCAACCATGGAAGGTTTGATGTCGATGCAGCCTTGAAGGACCTGGAGGACAACCCCACGCTGACGGCTTCAGTCATGGAAACATCGATCAATCTCGCTGCGGAGCACGGCATTTTGCGCAGACCCTCCGGCCTTCGGCCCACCGCCGAAGCTGCCGAGATGATCCCGCTGACCCCCGAGGAGGCCTCAGAGCGCGCCCGAATTGAGGTTGCGCGCGCTACAAAAGAGGAGGGGAAAATCACCGCAGCGGCACTCAGCGTCGCCGCAAGCCTCAGGAAAATGGAGATCCAGGTGAAAATGCCTCATCTGGAGCGCCGGTTGAGATCGGAACGCTCCATAAGAGAGCAGCTCACCGGCACGAGCATCTCGTCCGGCAGCACTCCACAGCTGATCAGCAGCGCCGTACGCCACGTCTTCGAAATTCCTGACAACGATTTTACACGTGCCTTCAAGGCAGCCATTCTGGCCTTCGAGGAGCAGCACTACACCGAAATCGAGGTGACCAACTGGTTCAAATTCGAGCGTCCGAGTTATCTCGGCATACACACTGTGCTCGCCACCACAGAAGGCTACCGTTTCCAGGTGGAATTCCATACGCCAGCCAGCTACAGCGCCAAAGTTGACAATCACGACGCCTATAAAGAGATGCAGGAGCTGAAGCGCCGTGATGCTTTGCAGAAGGCAGAGAAACTCGAGCAGAAGGTAAGAGAAGGCAATAAGGCAGTTGACAGACCCGATAACGTGCTCAGCATAGCACACTGGAGGGATGGTAAGGATAGTGCTGCTGCAGCACCTGGATTGCGAGCTGTCGGACGATCAACAGAGTCGGAGATCGCCAAGTCACCGGAGGCAAAGGAGACTGTCGCTGCCCTCGGCCATCGGCCGGTCGTGCTTGTCGGTATGCCGAGCGCCGGGAAAACCACGATTGGCGCGCCACTCGCCAAGCGACT
- a CDS encoding IS6 family transposase — MSEVARDPLYRCHRFPAEIIAHAVWLYFRFPLSLRMVEDMLAARGIMVTHQTIRSWAEKFGRHFAREIKRRSAGCLGDKWHLDECVVAINGKKQWLWRAVDQDGLVLEVLVQSRRNAKAAKRLMRKLLKAQGRTPRVMITDKLRSYDAARRDLMPGVEHRSHKGLNNRAENSHQPTRRRERTMKRFKSARQLQRFVSIHDPIANLFHFPRNTLSSAQHRDLRNAAMQIWNKIACLAAA; from the coding sequence ATGTCAGAAGTTGCTCGTGATCCGCTTTATCGTTGCCACCGCTTTCCCGCCGAGATCATTGCGCACGCGGTATGGCTCTACTTTCGCTTTCCGCTCAGCCTGCGCATGGTTGAGGACATGTTGGCGGCCCGCGGCATCATGGTCACGCATCAGACCATTCGAAGCTGGGCGGAGAAATTCGGGCGGCATTTCGCCCGGGAGATCAAGCGACGGTCAGCCGGCTGCCTGGGCGACAAATGGCATCTCGACGAATGTGTGGTGGCCATCAATGGCAAGAAGCAGTGGCTCTGGCGTGCCGTCGATCAGGACGGCTTGGTCCTCGAAGTGCTGGTGCAAAGCCGCCGAAATGCCAAGGCGGCAAAGCGTCTGATGCGCAAGTTGCTGAAGGCTCAAGGGCGGACACCACGAGTCATGATCACCGACAAGCTCCGGTCCTATGATGCCGCCAGGCGCGACCTCATGCCCGGTGTCGAACACCGGTCGCACAAAGGCCTCAATAATCGAGCGGAAAATTCGCACCAGCCGACCCGACGACGCGAAAGGACCATGAAACGCTTCAAGTCGGCACGCCAGCTTCAGCGGTTCGTTTCCATCCATGATCCGATTGCCAACCTGTTCCACTTTCCCCGCAATACGCTGTCATCGGCTCAACATCGAGACCTGCGTAACGCCGCCATGCAAATCTGGAACAAAATCGCGTGTCTCGCCGCAGCGTGA
- the istA gene encoding IS21 family transposase, with the protein MIKLREIVMILDMHRQGLSVSAIARQTGVDRKTIRKYIERGLEAPAYGPRKPRATVIDPFTAYLRERVAAYPGLSGRRLLRELKDRGYAGGYTTVTDFLRDVRPTSEPGFEVRFETAPGEQAQVDFAQFHVVFTDEPATPRIVWLFSMVLGYSRLIWARFAMHQDLPTVLRCHAAAFDAIGGVPREILYDRMKTAVIGEGETGGIVYNRALLDLARHFGFHPKACKPYRAKTKGKVERPFRYIREDFFLARSFRNLDDLNTQLRQWLDVVANPRVHATTQRVVVEAFAEERLHLRPLPLAPFRSVLRLERRISREGMVSVGGNAYSVPDATRRRLVEVHTLANEVRIFEDGALIAVHPVLEGRHQRRVEPGHRTLRSPPRSRSRVNNDEIILHGSGDRVTQRPLAFYDAVARAMAQENRP; encoded by the coding sequence GTGATCAAACTCAGGGAGATAGTCATGATCTTGGATATGCATCGGCAGGGGCTGTCGGTGTCAGCGATCGCCAGGCAGACCGGCGTCGATCGAAAGACAATCCGCAAATACATCGAGCGTGGCCTTGAGGCCCCTGCCTATGGACCAAGGAAGCCGCGGGCGACGGTGATTGATCCATTCACCGCCTATCTGCGTGAACGGGTTGCTGCCTATCCCGGCCTTAGCGGTCGGCGGCTCTTGCGAGAGCTGAAGGATCGTGGGTATGCCGGGGGCTACACCACCGTCACGGACTTCCTCAGAGACGTTCGTCCGACCTCAGAACCCGGCTTTGAAGTTCGGTTCGAAACAGCTCCCGGCGAACAGGCCCAGGTGGATTTCGCCCAATTCCATGTCGTCTTCACCGACGAGCCGGCAACCCCCAGGATCGTCTGGCTGTTTTCTATGGTGCTGGGCTATAGCCGTCTCATCTGGGCGCGCTTTGCTATGCATCAGGATCTGCCGACGGTGCTGCGATGCCACGCCGCGGCGTTCGATGCGATCGGCGGCGTTCCGCGCGAGATCCTTTACGACCGAATGAAGACTGCCGTCATCGGCGAAGGCGAGACGGGTGGCATTGTTTATAACCGCGCTCTGCTCGATCTCGCCCGCCATTTCGGCTTTCATCCAAAGGCCTGCAAACCATATCGCGCCAAGACGAAGGGAAAGGTCGAGCGACCATTCCGCTATATTCGTGAAGACTTCTTCCTGGCGCGCTCGTTTCGCAACCTTGATGATCTTAACACCCAACTGCGGCAATGGCTGGATGTCGTTGCCAATCCGCGCGTGCACGCCACAACGCAGCGCGTCGTCGTCGAGGCCTTCGCGGAAGAGCGCCTTCATCTGCGTCCCTTGCCGCTGGCTCCGTTCCGATCGGTTCTGCGGCTTGAGCGCAGGATATCCCGAGAGGGCATGGTCAGTGTCGGTGGAAACGCATACAGCGTGCCCGACGCCACCAGAAGGCGGCTCGTCGAAGTTCACACCTTGGCCAATGAGGTTCGAATCTTCGAAGACGGTGCGCTGATTGCTGTGCATCCGGTGTTGGAAGGTCGCCATCAGCGACGCGTCGAACCAGGACACAGAACCCTTCGCTCACCGCCGCGCTCGCGATCGCGCGTCAACAATGACGAGATCATTCTTCATGGATCCGGAGACCGGGTCACACAGCGGCCGCTCGCCTTCTACGACGCCGTCGCCAGAGCCATGGCACAGGAGAACCGCCCATGA